One Candidatus Bathyarchaeota archaeon DNA segment encodes these proteins:
- a CDS encoding TIGR00266 family protein, with protein sequence MEYEIKYKPSYSMLVVKLKPSEIITAESGAMTYMDPNIDVHTRKREKSLLGSIGLKLLGRQSFWVNDYKATQSEGEVAFVSAPVGDIETLEVKPNQGYIIQKAAYIASTQSVELDVKWQGFTKGLFGQGLFMIKITGNGILFINTFGAIDKHTLKPDQTLIVDNFHLVAFSDICNYKVRKFGGLKETLLGGEGLVTEIKGPGDVYIQTKNLREFVEWLWTLIEPRVKARAR encoded by the coding sequence GTGGAATATGAAATTAAATACAAGCCGTCTTATTCGATGCTCGTTGTCAAGCTGAAGCCTAGCGAAATTATAACTGCAGAATCTGGAGCCATGACCTATATGGACCCAAACATAGATGTCCACACAAGAAAGCGTGAAAAAAGCCTTCTTGGAAGCATTGGCTTAAAGTTGCTCGGACGCCAATCTTTCTGGGTCAATGATTACAAAGCAACACAAAGCGAAGGGGAAGTCGCCTTCGTTTCTGCTCCAGTGGGCGACATTGAGACTTTAGAAGTTAAACCAAACCAAGGCTACATAATACAAAAAGCCGCCTACATTGCATCTACACAAAGCGTAGAATTAGACGTCAAATGGCAAGGCTTCACGAAAGGGCTTTTTGGACAAGGATTATTCATGATAAAAATTACAGGCAACGGAATCCTGTTCATAAACACTTTCGGCGCCATAGACAAACACACGTTGAAGCCAGATCAAACCTTGATTGTTGATAACTTTCACCTTGTTGCCTTCAGTGACATTTGCAACTACAAAGTCAGAAAATTCGGAGGATTAAAAGAAACTCTGCTAGGTGGAGAAGGACTAGTTACAGAAATTAAGGGCCCAGGCGACGTATATATACAAACTAAGAACTTGAGAGAATTTGTGGAATGGCTTTGGACGTTGATTGAACCAAGAGTTAAGGCAAGAGCGAGATAA